In the genome of Chrysoperla carnea chromosome 5, inChrCarn1.1, whole genome shotgun sequence, the window actaaACTGTTCGAAAGAAAAACCCGAGgtcgaatatttaaatttttttattgaataaattatggTACATAAATTTGTTTCACATAACAATCACTAACTTCAacaaataataaagtattttaaaaatacttgctATGAAATTGTGcgtaataaactatttaatatgaatccCTTTGGAAATATTCACGTTCAATACGTTGTGCTAGTTCAACTAATGATGGAAATTGTCTTACAATTGGTGCAAATTGACTATTTGGTAATGATGTTGTAATCACAGTAAATAAATGACCAAATACAAGTGCATCCAATTCAGAAggtctgaaacaaaaaaaataacaacagaaatatttaaaccCTTTACTCTTTTATCAAATGTACAGAAAAAGTATTAAACAAGAGCTATTCGAGGAAATTTCTTGTCGACCATACCGCATGTACTCTtcagaactttaaaaaaaaaattcgaaagagATTCGTTGAGGATGTTAAAAGATTCAGGCAAATATGTCTGGCAGAAAAGCAAGTGGTCAGGGATTTTTTTGACAGCactttgaaaaacacgaattattccctgggggggggggggggatatgacacatagaaattcgaggaaccttacagggcgacttggaacattacctactatcatatttaaggctcagcagacggttaccatgaccatcagtaaatcatatgtacaTCTCTCTAACTATACGGGAAACAATGCAAAAAGAGCATACTTATTCTACATGAGTAAAGAAAAATACTAGcttgaatgatttaaaattatctgtaagtaatttaatttcatcaaataaaGTATACTTACTTAGAGCCAAAGAAATACTCTTTATCATCCAAACGGTCTGATAACGATCTACAACACTGTTCAACTTCCTGATAAACTTCTTCAatcgttttattataatattttacagcCTTTAAGTGTTTAATGACAGCTGCTCTCTTCGACCTAGTCTGTATGTGATTCAAAGGCCATGGATAAACTGAACTGTAACGTGGTTTAGTCACTTTGTTATATGTATCTTCATCCACCCAGCATACATATAgctaaaatgatcataatattataattaccaatgaaattttattaactatacATCcataatttaccgaatcaaagaATGGCTACGGTAAGCCCATTTTGACTTGATTATTGGGACTGTGTATAGCCACAGGTAGGCCATTTTACTGTACTCGTTTGAAATTTACAAGAGAACAGTTCATACGGGTGGTGGGACTCTTTacaggacactgtcgattgaactaccaccttcataacatggggATCTTTGAGGATCCCACTCTCTCTTCCGGAGACGTTTCGCTTTCGGGTAAAAGGTTATTCTAAAGAAGGGCACAGACGACcccttggtctaggtgctagggatCCAACGCCATCGAAGTAAGTGGAGCTGTGTAAGCTATcgtacaataaaagaaaaatacaattcaGTAATTAAGAAGCCCTATTAGATAAACTTGCATTCTCCGGAGATAATAGCTCCAACCTATTAGGGTTGTTCGTTGTCGGAAGATCTTTTctgatgtatattttttacactgAATCGAACGGAAATGATTTGAGGCCGAATCATGGTTGAGTATGATggttttgtaaacattacttaaataataacattacttAAGTTGATCTCAAAACTGAATTAAGGACGTTTGCTTaatgttttcatatattatCTTTGATATATACATTAGGGCgttataaaatcaacttttggAGATATTGTGTACGTACATTCGttatggaagaaaaaaaaaaatatgtatacctCACTATTGCCCAATACAAAGTTTATTAATGAAATGTACGCTTTCATATCATTCTTTTGggaatcatcgaaattggtaGTCAATGAAATGCCTTTATTCTCAACAAAAGAAACAATAGGCTCTAATTCGGGTATAACATATTTTCCACATTTAATGAATGGTACAGTTCCTGATGGTGACATAAATTCAGCATTTGCTCGTGACTCAATTTGATATGTTAAGCCACACATTCGAAGATATGCTTGAACTGCTAGACAATTTGCATTGTCTGGTAATAAAATTTGCTCCACTTCATATGGTTGATATAGTTTTACGTCAGCTGGCCATGGTTCTTGCCCTAAACGATAGAAGGAAATATTACTGTAGGTAAAAAACggcaatattttttgataacctatatgttttaaattttcataaacgaTTTATAAAAGCTAATATATATACCTCCAATTTCTAAAGCAATTGATTCAGCTAACAATGGTGAtggcataattttatttaaataattataattaatttataataatcctTTTCTCGGTGAAAAAGTTATACGACATCTATGAACCTAcaactataatatattaatataaaaagaagcgcgattttattattattaatttaattatctaactATACTTATGTTAAAAAACTGAATTCAATTGACTAAAAACtagctagaaaaaaaaaatgctaaagAAAATCTTCCAAATTACCAATATCCTTTTTCTTCAATGGTAATTCACccatttttttatcagaaaagcagaattaaaatattttatgttaaggcgtttttattaaaattaatttgaattaacttaaatttattaaaggcACGTAGTGTTgaaaatggaatttattttaaatatttgcttcTGTAATCcatcattattttgtttataaatgtattttagaaTGCTAGATCATCATTGTATTAATTTTACGTACATTCCTTATAGGCTTTGAGTCAgcgtggaattttttttgaaactttgggAAAACTTTGTCCTAATGTCCCTATCAAAAGTCTCACTTCGCTAAAAGGCCAATAATGGGTCATTTCCGAGTAATTTTTATTCCaatattaaacatatataaGTCTCTCGCTTAAACATTGGAGCTTAAAATACTCGGAAATGGTTCATTATTGGTTTTTTTCGTTACATTGAgattatttttcatatgaatTTGAGAAGACTTTTGTctaaagttatgaaaaaaatccaCCGAGAGCTAAAACCCATGACCTACGATGTGTTATATTTAGTTAGATGGGGTTAGGTAGCATTTACATTATGATATGatgaaaaatgttgaatttattaattttaatttattggttcaaattatttaaataatttgaccaGAAGCCTCCATAGTTCAAATCCAGTTTCTTGTGTAGTACACTATACAGTGCTGCTCTCTGATGAATGAAGAAAGAATATGTTTATATAGATTGAAACTTCCTTTCTCATTTAAATTCTAGAGAGTAAAAATGTCGAAGAGAGGTATGtgattattaaaatctttaaatatttatttcatcaatttgtttaaaacattaatattaatatcaaactaatttaaaatggtttttataaattgtcttcacaaaatttttgtgaataatgttttaaaagtgttttatttatattttgacatgtgtgtaaaaaaattgtttttattttaggaCGTGGTGGTTCAGCCGGAGCTAAATTCCGAATTTCTCTCGGTCTTCCTGTTGGAGCCGTTATAAATTGTGCGGATAATACaggtaagaaataattttttatcaaatttgatgCTTTTATTTAACCTAAGTAATCCAACCTAAAATTTCATATGTGTGCTCTAGCATCaagtttaaagaaatttttggtttttataaataattagtcAATAATCATTACGTTTGGTGTTTTAAAACTTTCTGATAACAATTTGAGCTTACTTAATCAGTCTGATGTACATAAATTTTGGtactattgaaatattttgatgtgTACGATGAAAattcagttttcaaaatatgagtTTACTTTTCGCTAAAGCCTACTTTTATTAGCGTTAGGAAATTAAAGGATTGATTGATGAAACCAAAtctaatatttatcaattttaagctaccaaattaaaaatgtttcttgaaTTCAGAAAAACACACATTGTCGCAATTTCCCAAACGATTAAATGTTTCAGGCTcatcaaaatgaatattatagtAAGTTAACTGCCAATGTTTCTTTTCGAAACCTGAATTATGGCAGccagcttttatttttttaacctccCACTAATAATTGAAGTTGTTGcgatttgttaataaattgtcAACAGATTAAAAGTATCCAAACTCTAGAGCCAAAGCTGGAGCCAGAGATAATAGTACATTTGCCTTTATAAAAATCCCACTATTAAAAAATCTCGttgatacttaaaaaattaaataggtaCACATTGGAAAAGTTTTACCTTACCTAAATAATAAACTACTGTCATAATATACAGTGTGACCCCGGATAGacgtaactatacttgtaaattttcttattttgcattttaagaaaaaaagtcattctttataagaagttttgcttattatgaaaagtatgtaggtatatttaaaacttcttaataatgtaaggggtagccaaaaatttgatatcactatttttttttttggtaaactacccttcgtttttataagttgacaaaatgttactaaaaaaagtaactcgaaattaacaattatgattcTATAccaaatatcaagaagatctttccaactttgtttatccgagaaaatcaattttctgttttattttccaCAAATAAATACACTTTCGGATAGTAcaagttaattgatttattattattttctttgttacgtttttttataattggagcttttgttcaaataaaaaatgatgctataattaaagtacacggatcttcttgatattttgtatagagccataattgttaatttcgagtaacttttcttagtaacatttcgccaacttataaaaaagaagggtagtttaccaaaaataaaaatagtgattccaaatttttggctaccctgtacattattaagaagttttaaatatacctacatacttttcagaataagcaaaacttcttaaaaagaatgactttttcttaaaatgcaaaataaggaaatttacaagtatagttacctctatccggggacacactatataattAGTGAAATACGTTCTTCATTTAATTCACTGTGTGTGGAGCTATACATATTTTTGCGTAGATAGTCTTATTTAGGTTTTGctcaattaaatttcgattgctttttttttttttgcaaatattaatctaattatatttttatttttttataggagcAAAAAATCTATATGTTATCGCTGTACAAGGTATTAAAGGTCGCTTAAACAGATTACCAGCTGCTGGATCTGGTGACATGATTGTAGCAACTGTCAAAAAAGGTAAACCAGAACTCCGGAAAAAGGTAATGCCAGCAGTGGTTATTCGACAACGTAAACCATTCAGAAGGAAGGAcggtgtttttatatattttgaagatAATGCTGGTGTTATTGTAAACAACAAAGGTGAAATGAAAGGATCAGCTATCACAGGACCCGTTGCAAAAGAATGTGCAGATCTTTGGCCAAGAATTGCATCAAATGCAAGCAGTATTGCTtaagaattttgttatttaagtgattatatattaaataatatttgtttataagcggtactgtaaaaaattataaaaataaaaagatcacTTGCTTGATCACCAAAAAAAAGGAGATtctttaacaacttttttttaattccttaaTTAACAACAAACCACTTAGTCATGGTGGCTTTGGTTAGCGGCTGGCTACACCTGAAAAACTCATGAAGAAATAAGGGTGGGCAAATATCAAAATAACCAGTTGTTAAACCGTTCGACGGTGGTGGATTTAAACGTCAGGAGAATGTTAATTGTTCTGCTTAATTAATCAGTGTAAAAACTTGTCAAGAATTAAATGACTATATCAGCTTAGTTCCAAATTATTTTggagtgtatttttatttttctctgttATCCCATGCGCAACTAAATCTGTATGTAATCCGTGGCTGGCTGACTGATTGATCTATTAACACATAGCTCAAACCACTGGACAGAATTGGCAAGGTATCAAAAGGCAATGTTTCCATGCttacaaacgaatcaaaaacacTTAAAGAAGGCTTTGAGCATACTTTCAGCATGCGTCTAGTTAACAGCGAATAGAAAGTAAGCACAATGATACCCTGCCTCTTCCCCCTGAGTGAGACTCTCCACACTCGGTTATACTCCATCCcctttaaaatattcctatgtCCATGGTATGGATCCTAATCTTgctgtgaaaagaaaaaaaaacattataaactGACAAACACATATACAAATTTACAAGTAGTTTTATTgagattttttaattacaattaaaaattttttatataattcttcaAATGAGATTCTcggtaaatatttcatttaattcatcAGTAATTCATTTATGTGCAGTTAAAGTACTTCTTCAGTAAATGTTTcacaaactttttatataaaatttggttttatttagtGTGATTTATTCGTTTTTGTTGAATTAAAGATTTCTTCCAACCAAATGTTTCATCACAATCTTCACATGAAAAAGTTACGTAAGTGTTGAattaaatagggaatattcatgaaatttaaatttggttcaaatatttttcttccgtaagttgaatgactggacatttcaactaaaccactattttagtaattaatatctttttcattacttaaaattaattaataaaagtacaaattcagtgagtgcatttaaaaatttctacgggcttgtcaaatttgttgacataccgtatgatattaattacttacattttatatggtatttcattaaattatactaatctacggctttttattagaaaacttaataataacgagtgtaaattctgtgttgtaaattcatttttttttaagtgtaaattatacattgaactgtcaccaattgacagatcacgtacttatacgtcatcaacagagagcgccaaaaactgcgtttaaatatctcaaaattataatgtattttaaatatttttgtacacttaaatacagcatttttaaacagtatttatattttttactttgttataacggtgtaaacaatgaattaaaaatattaaaaaaatacatgaatattctctattacctttcgaagtaaatttttttttcataatcttcatacgaacaaaattattttccagtGTGAGTTCTTCGTAAGTGTCTATTTAAATTGCTTTTCAAACTAAATGATTTATCGCAATCtttacatgaaaaaggtttttctccagtatgaattctTAAGTGTTGAATTAAATGGTTTCTTacagtaaatgatttatcacaatctttacatgaaaaaggtttttctccagtgtgaACACGTAagtgtttatttaaattgcttTTCAAACTAAATGATTTATCGCAATCtttacatgaaaaaggtttttctccagtatgaattctCAAGTGTTGAATTAAATTGCTTCCGtcagtaaatgatttatcacaatctttacatgaaaaaggtttttctccagtgtgaATTCGTAAGTGTTGAATTAAATGGCATTTttgagtaaatgatttatcgcAATCtttacatgaaaaaggtttttctccagtatgaattgGTAAGTGTTGAATTAAATGGCTTCTTtcagtaaatgatttatcacaatctttacatgaaaaaggtttttctccagtgtgaACACGTAagtgtttatttaaattgcttTTCAAACTAAATGATTTATCGCAATCtttacatgaaaaaggtttttctccagtatgaattctTATGTGTTGAATTAAATTGCTTCTTacagtaaatgatttatcacaatctttacatgaaaaaggtttttctccagtgtgaATTCGTAAGTGTTGAATTAAATGGCATTTttgagtaaatgatttatcacaatctttacatgaaaaaggtttttctccagtgtgtACTCGTAAGTGTTTATTTAAACTGTTTTTCAAACTAAATGATTTATCGCAATCtttacatgaaaaaggtttttctccagtatgaattctTAAGTGTTGAATTAAATGGCTTCTTtcaataaatgatttatcacaatctttacatgaaaaaggtttttctccagtgtgaACTCGTAAGTGTTGAATTAAATTGCTTTTataagtaaatgatttatcacaatctttacatgaaaaaggtttttctccagtatgaattctTAAGTGTTGAATTAAATGGCTTCTTtcaataaatgatttatcacaatctttacatgaaaaaggtttttctccagtgtgaACTCGTAAGTGTTGAATTAAATTGCTTTTataagtaaatgatttatcacaatctttacatgaaaaaggtttttctccagtatgaattctTAAGTGTTGAATTAAATGGCTTCTTtcaataaatgatttatcacaatctttacatgaaaaaggtttttctccagtatgaattgGTAAGTGTTGAATTAAATGGCTTCTTtcagtaaatgatttatcacaatctttacatgaaaaacgtttttctccagtatgaattctTAAGTGTTGAATTAAATTGCTTCTTacagtaaatgatttatcacaatctttaaatgaaaaaggtttttctccagtatgaattgGTAAGTGTTGAATTAAATGGCTTCTTtcagtaaatgatttatcacaatctTTACATGAAAagggtttttctccagtatgaattctTAAGTGTTGAATTAAATTGCTTCTTacagtaaatgatttatcacaatctttacatgaaaaaggtttttctccagtgtgaACTCGTAAGTGATGAATTAAATTGCTTTTCaaactaaatgatttatcacaatctttacatgaaaaaggtttttctccagtgtgaATTCGTAAGTGTCCAATTAAACTGTTCTTttgagtaaatgatttatcgcAATCtttacatgaaaaaggtttttctccagtatgaattcgtAAGTGTTGAATTAAATTGCTTCTTacagtaaatgatttatcacaatcattacatgaaaaaggtttttctccagtatgaattgGTAAGTGTTGAATTAAATGGCTTCTTtcagtaaatgatttatcacaatctTTACATGAAAAAGGTCTTTCTCCAGTGTGAACTCGTAAGTGTTGAATTAAATTGCTTTTCaaactaaatgatttatcacaatctttacatgaaaaaggtttttctccagtgtgaATTCTTAAGTGTCcaattaaactgtttttttgagtaaatgatttatcgcAATCtttacatgaaaaaggtttttctccagtatgaattcgtAAGTGTTGAATTAAATGGGTTTTttgagtaaatgatttatcacaatctTTACATGAAAAACGCATTTCCCCAGTGTGAATTAGTTTGTGTGCTTTTAAATAAGATAGCTGAGCATATGCTTTTtgacaaatatcacatgaaaaaagTTTGTCTCCATTGTGATTTCGTTGGTGTAGAATTAAAGATCTCTTCAAAACAAATGTTTTACCACAATCTTCACATGAATAATTCTTTTCTTCATTATGAATTCGTCGATGAATAATTAGACTTCGTTTAGTTTCAAATGTTTCATGACAATCActgcatgaaaaaaatttgttttcgttgtcattttgtaaatattctaaatcattttcatcgttcttaataattaattcagtgTGTAATTGttgttcaagtttaatattttcataattgtcCATCAACAattgttcatttaaatttattttggtattttttgttGCAACACTCTCTTCTATTATTTCGTCTTTAATAAATTCAGGTTCTATTAttccattttcttcaaatatttcatcttttatcataaattcagtatttaatttgttttctaatttaatgtttttttcattggtaaacaaatgattatttatttcattaatataattttccattttgtgTTTGTATTTTGATCACAATTCGTAATAAATGTTTACCTTACAACTAAATGGAGGTTACGTTGCACGTTTTGAAAATACAGaacacagattatagtttttaatttaaaacaggatctgcaactccctgtaaaatttttattatttccgtTCTCTGAAGTTGCCTTTCTCCAGGTGGCTCTACACGTTATATTCGTGTACGCCCATCtattagttttgataataaCTTATCCTTTTCAATGGTTGTTgaggaaacaatattttatatattgttataaaataaacaaaacgtcTTTCAAAATTCGTTTGCAAAGGTTTGCATTATAATTCGTT includes:
- the LOC123300059 gene encoding metaxin-2-like is translated as MPSPLLAESIALEIGGQEPWPADVKLYQPYEVEQILLPDNANCLAVQAYLRMCGLTYQIESRANAEFMSPSGTVPFIKCGKYVIPELEPIVSFVENKGISLTTNFDDSQKNDMKAYISLINFVLGNSELYVCWVDEDTYNKVTKPRYSSVYPWPLNHIQTRSKRAAVIKHLKAVKYYNKTIEEVYQEVEQCCRSLSDRLDDKEYFFGSKPSELDALVFGHLFTVITTSLPNSQFAPIVRQFPSLVELAQRIEREYFQRDSY
- the LOC123299949 gene encoding 60S ribosomal protein L23; this translates as MSKRGRGGSAGAKFRISLGLPVGAVINCADNTGAKNLYVIAVQGIKGRLNRLPAAGSGDMIVATVKKGKPELRKKVMPAVVIRQRKPFRRKDGVFIYFEDNAGVIVNNKGEMKGSAITGPVAKECADLWPRIASNASSIA
- the LOC123301056 gene encoding zinc finger protein 850-like, producing MRFSCKDCDKSFTQKTHLIQHLRIHTGEKPFSCKDCDKSFTQKNSLIGHLRIHTGEKPFSCKDCDKSFSLKSNLIQHLRVHTGERPFSCKDCDKSFTERSHLIQHLPIHTGEKPFSCNDCDKSFTVRSNLIQHLRIHTGEKPFSCKDCDKSFTQKNSLIGHLRIHTGEKPFSCKDCDKSFSLKSNLIHHLRVHTGEKPFSCKDCDKSFTVRSNLIQHLRIHTGEKPFSCKDCDKSFTERSHLIQHLPIHTGEKPFSFKDCDKSFTVRSNLIQHLRIHTGEKRFSCKDCDKSFTERSHLIQHLPIHTGEKPFSCKDCDKSFIERSHLIQHLRIHTGEKPFSCKDCDKSFTYKSNLIQHLRVHTGEKPFSCKDCDKSFIERSHLIQHLRIHTGEKPFSCKDCDKSFTYKSNLIQHLRVHTGEKPFSCKDCDKSFIERSHLIQHLRIHTGEKPFSCKDCDKSFSLKNSLNKHLRVHTGEKPFSCKDCDKSFTQKCHLIQHLRIHTGEKPFSCKDCDKSFTVRSNLIQHIRIHTGEKPFSCKDCDKSFSLKSNLNKHLRVHTGEKPFSCKDCDKSFTERSHLIQHLPIHTGEKPFSCKDCDKSFTQKCHLIQHLRIHTGEKPFSCKDCDKSFTDGSNLIQHLRIHTGEKPFSCKDCDKSFSLKSNLNKHLRVHTGEKPFSCKDCDKSFTVRNHLIQHLRIHTGEKPFSCKDCDKSFSLKSNLNRHLRRTHTGK